TAGCCAGTATTATTGGTCTGATTGCTTTTGTCATTATTCTGACTCAAATCTTAGCGCTTTCTGATTTCTCTGAACTCTTAGCAGTACGTCATTTCAATTGGTCTTCATTCTTATTAGCTGTTTCACTTTCTGCTTCTTGGCAAATCTCTTTTGGACCTTATGTTGCAGACTACTCCCGCTATCTTCCAACTAAAACATCTTCGTCTCATGTTTTTTGGGCTGTTGGCTTAGGCTCTTTATTGGGTTCACAGATTTCCATGACTTTAGGAGTTTTGATCGCTCAGGTTGCAAACGGCAATTTTGTTGGAAATGAAGTTCAATATGTTGTGGGTATGAATCCAATTGCCCTAGTCGTAACCTTTTTATATTTTAGTATTGCTTTTGGCAAAGTTACTCTGACTACCTTAAATGCTTATGGTAGTTTTATGTGCGTTGCTACGATTTGGAATAGTTTTAAATCGACAAATCAAATTTCAAAAATAACAAGATTACTCATTGTCCTTGCTATGGTTGTGATTTCTACTTTCATTGCAATTATAGGCGAGCACACATTCTTAAGTGCTTTTAAAGCATTTATTCTGTTTTTACTTACCTTCTTCATTCCATGGAGTGCTATTAATCTGGTTGATTACTACTTTATCTCTAAAGAAGAATGTGATGTAGAGGCACTCTATGATCCAAATGGCAAGTATGGCCGTTGGAATCGAATTGGTATCACCTGCTACTTTCTAGGTATTTTGATTCAACTGCCCTTTATTGATAGTAAATTTTATACGGGACAAATTGCTGAGATGTTAGGAGGAATTGATTTATCATGGCTGGTAGGACTGATCTCTACTGCAGTGATTTATTATATTTTCGCCAAGAAAGCTCAACTCAAGTTTTCAAAATCGTTAGTCATTGATCAAATCAAATAATTAAACTAGATAAGCTATCAAAGTCACGCACCTTGATAGCTTATTGAGCTGATTTTGCAACTATTCTTATAGCGCTTTAGCCTGTGCCGAATTAGGCAATCCAAATAACTTATCAAAGCTCCAATTAAATATAAAAGTATAGATAGGAATAATGATAATAAAAGCCACGTCTAACCAAAAAGAGGCAATCAGAGAAATATCCATCCACCATGCAATAAGAGGAATCAAAAACAGAACCAAAGTAAGCTGAAAACCAATGGCATGTCCCACTCTACGCTTAACTGTGCGGACATTACTGCTTTGTCTAGCCTCCCACTTCTCATATAAAATATTGTAGATAAAATTCCAAGTTACAGCGATGGTCGTAATCATGATAGCAAGAGGACCAGTATGTTCCACACTATCACCTGCCAAAATTGCTAACCCTACTGATGAAATGATCATTCCGATGACTTCATATGAAGAAACATAGACAATTCGACGCTTTATACCTTGCATAATAGGCAAACTCTAATTAATTCTTTATATTTTAATTTCAGTTAAAATCATATATAAAGTTAATAGCTTTCAGTTCAACTGATATCAAAATGAATTTTAACAGCGAAAATATTGAACTCTTTATTACTGTACTAGATACGGGATCTTTCTCAGCAGCCGCCCGCAAACTAAATCGGGTACCCTCAGCAGTCAGTATGGCAGTTGCTAATCTAGAGGCAGAATTGGATTACACCTTATTTGAACGTACTCCTCGCAAAGTCATTCCTACCGCTAAAGCATTAGCTTTGGAACCTCAAGCGCGAATTATTTCTGAACAACTTAGGCTATTTAGTACTCATGCGCATGAACTTTCTTTAGGCCTCGAAAGTAAATTACGTATTGGCGTGGTCTCAGATGTAAATACCAAATTATTATTCTATTCAATAAAAAAGTTAGCTGATAAATTCCCCTTACTGAATATCGAGGTTATTACTGCACCTCAAGATGACATCGTCAATTTACTTTATAAGGAAGAAATTAGTCTTTGTTTAGCAGGTTCAGACCTCAATATAAAAATGCGTGAAAACTTGCAACTGGTAATGACTGAAACAGTCGTTGCTACAATTTCATCTAGTCATAGTCTTCTACAAGAAAAAAAAAAGCAGTTTTCTATCGAAGAGTTAATCAATATTAGACAAATTGTAGTGGCGAGTAGTGACCATGAAATGACAGATTCCCGTTCAATTATTGGTGCAATGTACTGGAAAACGAATAATCTACAAACAGCAATTAATATGGTTGAGGCAGGACTCGGTTGGGGAAATTTCCCATTATCATTAGTACAAGAAAAAATCAATCAAGGTCAGTTAGTTCTTTTAGATTTTAAAAACACCAGAAATCATTTACCTCTATCCATTTATTTAATTTGGCTTCAAGACCGCCCCTTATCTAAAGCAGCTAGAGAACTCATCCAGATTATTCAAGAGAATTTATAATTTCTTATACTGTAGTTCTGAGCACGTATGATCTCTCTATAGTTTTATTTTCTAGTTATATACTTACTTTTATAATTTAGATTATTGCTCTGTCCTATTTCTCCATCTTACAAAAAGCAAGAAGCCTACTTTAAAAAGCAGGCTTCTTACTGTATTTCAGGACTAAGTAATATTTTTTATTTTGAAAAATACATTTGTACTTTATTAAAACCAAGCATTTTAGTCAAGAATAAATTCAATAAAATACAACAATTTGTATAAAACATGAAAGTAGTCACACTTTAAGTTTTATATAAAAAACAAATTAAAAAAGAAAGAAATTTCAATAAAAAACTCTTACTCTCTCCACTAAAAAATTCTATTTTTTAATAAATTGAGATAAATCTCTTAATGTTAATATATTCTAGTTTCATTTATTAATTTCTGTATTTCACCCTTAAATCTTTATTCATTGTATATGTTAGATTAATTCTTGTTAAAGACTTTGGCTTTTAATATTAACTGAGTAATTTCCACCAAACCCTATATCTATAAGTGAGAGTAAAAATCCTTTGCCGACCCTAAAATAAAATTAATTTCATAAATATTATGATTTTTCATTCTTATTTTTAGAATATAAATTATTTATTCTGATTTGAATAATTTATAAAATATACTTATCTTCAATAAATTTATTCTAGTCTTTATCAAACATCAAAGAAAAATTTTCATTAAAAAAAACAACAACAAGTTAATAATTCTATTAATAAATTTAGAATACTCTACAATCATTATTGAAATAATATTTATAAATCAAATATAAAATACACATATATAAATTATGTTTGTACTTCGCTAGTTTGAGTCACTTTATCTAACTTATATTTTTTAGTAGTATCCAATTAACCTCACTCAACTTGGTTGTATATTCAAACAATATTTGTTTTAAAAGAATTAACAATTTGAACAGGATAGGCAATTAAATCTCATTCACTATAAACTTCAAACTGGAATAAGATCTAATTGATCGATAAATAACTTTCTTCACTTTACTCGTGAAGCACTCATACGCTAGAATCATGATCGCTTGTAATATTTAACTAAAATAACACAATCTTTTTGGGTCTAGTATGCGCCTAATTTAGAAAATGACTTGTGTTTGATTAAAAAATTGATTAGTATTGCACGCACTGAAAGGCCTTGAGATTTAAAGCTTTTCTGACTTATAGGGCCTATAGCTCAGTTGGTTAGAGCAGCGGACTCATAATCCGTTGGTCCCGTGTTCAAGTCACGGTGGGCCCACCAAATTCAAACCCCATAAACTAAAAAGTTTATGGGGTTTTTTAATATATTTTTTCAGGCTATCAGATGCTTTCATCTACTTTATAGTTCACCCGTTTAATAATCCGTTGATCTTTATCCTTCATTTAAACTTTTTGAGCACTTTGTTTTTCTTCTCAGTATAAGATGAATCTTCTATCATCCAAATCGTTAACACTTAAAATAAAAAAACAATTAGAATTGGGTAAATCTAGAGTTTCTGCAATTTGACCTTTTCTCCTATTAGGACAAGGGGCTTCAGAAGGTTATCTGGAACTGTTGGCACATGATAGTAATAAGAGTATCTATACTCTAAATTTAACAACGTATCCTCCGAATGTAGTTCAAGAATTTATCACTTTAAATAATCACTCATAATGAATCTGCTAGTTTATTTCATTATTTAGTAAAGCTATGTCTTTTATAGCTTAAGACTCAAATTTGATTATTTTTAAAGCAAGTTTTCTTAGTAACTAGTATCAATTATCAAGAAAAATAAGAGTGTGAATTGCATCACAATACTAAGAAATATACCTATTCTTAAAGCCCTCTACAAGTTTTAGTTATTCAACCCTCCAAAGCTCAAAACATCATTTTGCTTAAAAACCGTAAGAACTTACAGTTATTTCCTTTCAAAAAAATCATTACATTCTGGTTAAAGAATAAGCAGATGTATTGATATCGAAAGATCGCAGAAATACATCTACCTCCAAGAAATCATCCTGTATTGGGGTGGATGTGGATTCCAGAAACCACAAAAAATAAATGGGGCGAATTTCGGAAAAGCCAGATGAGTACGAACATTTAAAAGGAAGTATTAAAATGAGCAAATGTCAATGTGAAAAAGACGTGGTTCCTGACTACACAAAAGTCGGTTTTGAAAAACAATCTGCAAACGCTAATTTAGCAAGTGAAAATACCAACTTAACAACTGAAAATAATATAACTGTAGAAGGTCTCAAAAGCCAACTAGATTCAGCTGGAGTTCAAGCACTAAACCTTCAAGCTTGTGTTTCAGCTTCTTACGATCCGACAACAAACAAAATATGTTTCAGCTTCCCAATCATTGGGCAAATTTGCTTCCCATCTCCTATCAGTATTCCAATTGGTGCAACACTCAAAGTCTGCGGTGATGTTTGTACATCATGGGGTATCCCTAAGGGCTTAAAAATTACTCTCTACCTTAATGACAACCCTGTTTGGTCTGGTGTTGTTTGGGGTTCTTGTTGAATTTAATTAGTTATATCAATCTGTTGCACTATAAATTTATAGTGCAACAGATTCACACTTTTTGTCACCCACATTAAATTCTATATTCAAGGTAAATCAAATGAATATGTCATTTATATCTAACATTACTAATTCCTACTATCCGCAACCTCAGTAAAATCACAATACTGTACCGTATAAGCATCACCGTCACGACTTCGCTATTAAGTTATAAAAACTCTGATTTATGGTCACTGAGCAGTAAGTTTCTAGCCCCAATAGACGACCAATATTGTAAATCAGATGAGTAAAGCTTTATTAACGAGTAAATATACACCTACGTTACTAAGGTGTTGTAAGAAAGGGCTTTTAAATCCTACTCATAGAGTGCTTGTTCGCACGTCAAGGTTTATAATTTATTTAGAACTCATAAGAATACGAGACTGAAGTCATCACGCCAACGACCACCCGTACATTTTCCCGATCAATCAATTAATTTCACAAATTTGCCGTTATATAAACCCTTCCAAGGGAATACTTGACCATAAAAATCAAAGACTTTTAATAAAATTTTATCCATTAACGACAAGGGGAAAACATGGAAATTTGGCAAGAAGATCTGATTTCTGCGTCTTTATATGCAAAAGATGTCCATCAGCTGTTTGATATCGCTAAATCAATTAGCGCACAACTAGGATATGACTATTGTGCCTATGGTATGCACATTCCCCTCTCTATTGCTCAACCCAAAACAATCTTACTGAATAATTATCCTGAAGAATGGCAGCAACGTTATACTGAGTGCCACTACGTTGCTATCGACCCAACAGTACGACATTGCCTAAGCTCATTAAAACCAATGATTTGGTCTAGCCAAACAGCAAATAAGCAATCACCAAGAGATTTTTGGGATGAAGCACAATCATACGGTCTAAGTGTTGGCTGGTCACAATCATGTCGAGATTTAATTGGTACACAAGGCATGCTCACACTTGCCAGATCAGCTGATCCAATTTCTGAACAGGAACAAAAATCACAATCCACAAAAATGTTTTGGCTTGCTCAAATGCTGCATAATAGTATTGCCAAAATTGTGAATGACAGAGAGTTCGCTGTTTTAAATCTTAAGTTATCCAGCAGAGAAAAAGAGGTATTGCGTTGGAGTGCTGAAGGAAAAACTGCTTCAGAAATTGCGCTCATTCTATCTATTAGTGAGAGAACAGTGACTTTCCATGTGGTGAATGTAATGCAAAAACTCAATGTAAATAATAAAATTTCGGCAGTCCTTCGCGCAGTAATGCTGGGATTATTATAAATCTGCATCGAAAGCCCTTTAGACATTAGCAACCTAATATAAAAACAACACGTTAAAAATAAAGGGTGTGCCGATTTTGTATTGTTCGTTTTAACTTTAAAAGATCTTTTACTATTCCCATATTTTTGAGCATTCTTTTCAGTATCTATGATTGTTCTAAATTATTGAGTTATTTATTTGTCATGTTCTTAAGCCAAACTCTGTTTAGGGATTGACTCTAAGTTTTCGATTTGAACATCCCAAAATTTTTCCCATAAATCACAATACTCTAAACATAATTTTTCGATATAATTATAATCTTCTTCTGTACAAGCTTGCATCAAGACATACCATAAGTCTTCTTCATGATCATCATCTGCAGCTTCGGCACTTTCATCCTCAGAAATGCCATGCACATGATAATAACCACCACCCTCGACCTCCAAACCTACAGCTTTAGTCGCTTTGCGTAACGGTGGACTATAAAGTATGACCTCCTCTTCTGCGACGGCTAACAAAGCTGAAACAGCTTTATAGTCATCATAAGCATTTTCTAAAAAAACTCTAACTTGATCTGCAATTTCAGTCGGCTGATAAGTCAGACGATCATGTTCCGTAATACCAAAATCATTTAATACATCTTCAAATAAAGGATAGTGAGCATATTCAGGATTCCCCTGATAATAACCATCTTTGTCGAAACCAGGTCGAAACCCAAACTCGTCAAAAATATTTAAACTTAAAAGAAAACGTGGAAACATTTTCGCACCAGCATGCAATCTTGGCTCTAGTTGTTTAGTTTGAAATTGAGCCATGAGCAACGCGTCAGTAAAAGTTTGTACAATTGCATGGCGATATTCTAAGTGTATTTTTTTTAAATTTTCTTTATTAATTTCTCCATTATTTAAAATATCAATTGCAGGATGATGTGAAACTGCATGTTTAGCAATTTTTGCTCTTAATCGGGTCAAAAAGTCTGAATTTTTTTCCCATAGCTCGGCTGAAATGCTTTGCTTCATCCCTGCGAGTGCTTTCTTTCTAGGATTATTAAAATTCTCAAATTTCTTAGGCATATCTACTCTCATTAAACTTATTGAAGCCCGATCGATTTTTACATAATTTATTATAAAAACAATGATTTAAATCAATATTTAAATATATTCCTTCATCAATCCATATTAGAATTAAAATCGTACGAAATCAAATATAAAATTTAAAAAAAATATAGTTAATGATAATCATTATCACAATATAAACTTGTATCCAATCCCTTTTTTTACTATGATAATTCATATTAAAATTTTAATTTTTTAGATTAAGTTATAATTTGTTCTAACTATATGGAATAGTAATGTCAAAAAAAGAAGATATTATAAATACTGCTTTAAATTTATTTAATCAGATTGGCTACAATGCAACTGGTGTTGACCGTATTATTGCTGAATCGAACGTTGCAAAAATGACATTTTATAAATATTTTCCCTCGAAAGAAAATTTAATTATGGAATGTTTGCAACATCGAAATTTAAATATTCAAAATTCAATTAATGAACAATTAGATTTACGTCAAGATGCTAACTCGCTTGAGAAAATCCACATTATTTTTAATTGGTATATTGAATGGATCAATAGTGAAACATTTAATGGATGTTTATTTAAAAAAGCATTTATTGAAGTATCTAAACAATATACTTCAATTCGTGAACCATTTTACGAGTATACGAAGTGGTTAACTCATTTATTACAAGAACAGCTCACTCAATTAGGTATAGAAAACCCTACTCCGCTTACTCATATCATTATTTCTATTATTGATGGGATGATTATTGATGGAACAACAGATAAAACACTTATTAACGCTGAAAAAATTTGGCAATATATTGAATTTTTAATTAATGAAGAGATCCCCCAATCGGTCTCTTAATTTAAAAAATTATCTAAGTTTATTAAGTTTAAAAGAAAAATAAAAAAGAACTTTTTAAATCTTCCACAGCTTAGATAATCATCATTTTTAATGCTCTACGTTAGCTTTCATAATTTTTCTAGGCTTTTTTACAAACTCATATTAGAATCCTGCAAATTTATCAATTTGCACTGATCTATGAAAAAATTTCTAGCTAACTCTATCTTTAAAGCTGCTGGTTGGACCTATAATGTAGATCCTGAAATTCTTGAAAAAAAACAAGTTATTATTGGCTTTGAACATACATCAAATCTAGATGCTGTGCTCTCTATTGCTCTCTTCCAAATTTTAGACATTAAGATTCATACTTTAATAAAAAAAGAACTTTTTAAGGGTCCTCTTAAGCCAGTTTTAGAAAAACTTGGCGGCATTCCTGTTGACCGCAAAGCTAGTAAAGATATTGTTTCTCAAATGGTTGAACAATTTCAAACTCATGAAACTTTTAACTTAGTGATTGCTCCTGAAGCTACTCGTGCGAAAGATGGCTCAGACCGTAAACCTATCCGTACAGGTTTTTGGCATATAGCAAAAGCAGCTAATGTTCCAATCGTACTCATGTATGCCAACGCTCGAAGCAAGCAAGGCGGGATTCTAGGCAAAATTTACCCAACAGACTTACAAAAAGATTTGGAAACGATTAAAGAGTTATATGCGCAATTTGACATAGACGTCAAAATTAACTAAATCAAATTGGGTTTGATTTGGC
This region of Acinetobacter sp. XS-4 genomic DNA includes:
- a CDS encoding 1-acyl-sn-glycerol-3-phosphate acyltransferase, which gives rise to MKKFLANSIFKAAGWTYNVDPEILEKKQVIIGFEHTSNLDAVLSIALFQILDIKIHTLIKKELFKGPLKPVLEKLGGIPVDRKASKDIVSQMVEQFQTHETFNLVIAPEATRAKDGSDRKPIRTGFWHIAKAANVPIVLMYANARSKQGGILGKIYPTDLQKDLETIKELYAQFDIDVKIN
- a CDS encoding iron-containing redox enzyme family protein, translated to MPKKFENFNNPRKKALAGMKQSISAELWEKNSDFLTRLRAKIAKHAVSHHPAIDILNNGEINKENLKKIHLEYRHAIVQTFTDALLMAQFQTKQLEPRLHAGAKMFPRFLLSLNIFDEFGFRPGFDKDGYYQGNPEYAHYPLFEDVLNDFGITEHDRLTYQPTEIADQVRVFLENAYDDYKAVSALLAVAEEEVILYSPPLRKATKAVGLEVEGGGYYHVHGISEDESAEAADDDHEEDLWYVLMQACTEEDYNYIEKLCLEYCDLWEKFWDVQIENLESIPKQSLA
- a CDS encoding LuxR family transcriptional regulator; translation: MEIWQEDLISASLYAKDVHQLFDIAKSISAQLGYDYCAYGMHIPLSIAQPKTILLNNYPEEWQQRYTECHYVAIDPTVRHCLSSLKPMIWSSQTANKQSPRDFWDEAQSYGLSVGWSQSCRDLIGTQGMLTLARSADPISEQEQKSQSTKMFWLAQMLHNSIAKIVNDREFAVLNLKLSSREKEVLRWSAEGKTASEIALILSISERTVTFHVVNVMQKLNVNNKISAVLRAVMLGLL
- a CDS encoding TetR/AcrR family transcriptional regulator yields the protein MSKKEDIINTALNLFNQIGYNATGVDRIIAESNVAKMTFYKYFPSKENLIMECLQHRNLNIQNSINEQLDLRQDANSLEKIHIIFNWYIEWINSETFNGCLFKKAFIEVSKQYTSIREPFYEYTKWLTHLLQEQLTQLGIENPTPLTHIIISIIDGMIIDGTTDKTLINAEKIWQYIEFLINEEIPQSVS
- a CDS encoding LysR family transcriptional regulator, which codes for MNFNSENIELFITVLDTGSFSAAARKLNRVPSAVSMAVANLEAELDYTLFERTPRKVIPTAKALALEPQARIISEQLRLFSTHAHELSLGLESKLRIGVVSDVNTKLLFYSIKKLADKFPLLNIEVITAPQDDIVNLLYKEEISLCLAGSDLNIKMRENLQLVMTETVVATISSSHSLLQEKKKQFSIEELINIRQIVVASSDHEMTDSRSIIGAMYWKTNNLQTAINMVEAGLGWGNFPLSLVQEKINQGQLVLLDFKNTRNHLPLSIYLIWLQDRPLSKAARELIQIIQENL
- a CDS encoding cytosine permease, with the protein product MDSSAEKPNSSFIENRSIDFIPENERHGGVFAQFTLWFGANLQITAIVTGALAVVLGGDVFWSIIGLFVGQCFGAAVMALHAAQGPKLGLPQMISSRVQFGVYGACIPIILVCLMYLGFTATGEVLAGKAIAHLAHVSNTTGILIYACLIIIFATIGYRLIHLVGKVASIIGLIAFVIILTQILALSDFSELLAVRHFNWSSFLLAVSLSASWQISFGPYVADYSRYLPTKTSSSHVFWAVGLGSLLGSQISMTLGVLIAQVANGNFVGNEVQYVVGMNPIALVVTFLYFSIAFGKVTLTTLNAYGSFMCVATIWNSFKSTNQISKITRLLIVLAMVVISTFIAIIGEHTFLSAFKAFILFLLTFFIPWSAINLVDYYFISKEECDVEALYDPNGKYGRWNRIGITCYFLGILIQLPFIDSKFYTGQIAEMLGGIDLSWLVGLISTAVIYYIFAKKAQLKFSKSLVIDQIK
- a CDS encoding PACE efflux transporter, giving the protein MQGIKRRIVYVSSYEVIGMIISSVGLAILAGDSVEHTGPLAIMITTIAVTWNFIYNILYEKWEARQSSNVRTVKRRVGHAIGFQLTLVLFLIPLIAWWMDISLIASFWLDVAFIIIIPIYTFIFNWSFDKLFGLPNSAQAKAL